A stretch of Dietzia lutea DNA encodes these proteins:
- a CDS encoding iron-containing redox enzyme family protein, whose amino-acid sequence MTATTTLAPPLPTACGPLSEAVVQALSTGDTALPAVPPGADPLGRDLQLALYTLYELHYRGFDRVDAELEWEPEILRMRRDLERLFLAHLRGAVEPGDDPVAEMDAMSVEATSGTGPSWYFKDEGTWDQIREYFAHRSLYHLKEGDPHAFAIPRLQGQAKASFVAVEFDEFGGGRGERVHQQLWADLMSAAGLDPSYLGYLDRVSAETLSTVNLMSMFGLHRSLRGAAIGHFAAIEITSSPGSARLVAGLRRMDAPEECVRFYAEHVEADAVHEQVMRHDVVGDLVGREPGLAADIVFGMRTLDYLDDLAAEKMLAGWKRGESSLLP is encoded by the coding sequence ATGACAGCGACCACCACTCTCGCGCCCCCGCTCCCCACCGCCTGCGGCCCCCTGTCGGAGGCGGTCGTGCAGGCGCTGTCCACGGGCGACACGGCGCTGCCCGCGGTCCCGCCCGGCGCCGACCCGCTGGGGCGCGACCTCCAGCTGGCGCTGTACACCCTCTACGAGTTGCACTACCGGGGCTTCGACCGCGTCGATGCCGAGCTCGAGTGGGAGCCGGAGATCCTGCGGATGCGTCGGGACCTCGAGCGACTGTTCCTCGCGCACCTGCGTGGCGCGGTCGAGCCGGGCGACGACCCCGTGGCCGAGATGGACGCGATGTCGGTCGAGGCCACCTCCGGCACCGGCCCGTCGTGGTACTTCAAGGACGAGGGCACCTGGGACCAGATCCGCGAGTACTTCGCCCACCGCTCGCTGTACCACCTCAAGGAGGGTGACCCGCACGCGTTCGCGATCCCGCGGCTGCAGGGTCAGGCCAAGGCGTCGTTCGTGGCCGTCGAGTTCGACGAGTTCGGCGGCGGCCGCGGTGAGCGCGTCCACCAGCAGCTGTGGGCGGACCTCATGAGCGCGGCCGGGCTGGACCCGTCGTACCTCGGCTACCTCGACCGGGTGTCGGCCGAGACGCTGTCGACGGTTAACCTCATGTCGATGTTCGGCCTGCACAGGTCGCTGCGCGGCGCCGCGATCGGGCACTTCGCGGCGATCGAGATCACCTCGTCGCCGGGCTCCGCGCGTCTCGTGGCGGGCCTGCGGCGGATGGATGCCCCCGAGGAGTGCGTGCGCTTCTACGCCGAGCACGTCGAGGCCGACGCTGTCCACGAGCAGGTCATGCGCCACGACGTGGTCGGCGACCTGGTCGGACGCGAGCCCGGGCTGGCCGCCGACATCGTGTTCGGGATGCGGACGCTGGACTACCTCGACGACCTCGCGGCCGAGAAGATGCTCGCGGGGTGGAAGCGCGGCGAGTCCTCGCTCCTGCCCTGA